The Streptomyces sp. Mut1 genome window below encodes:
- a CDS encoding malate dehydrogenase, whose translation MTRTPVNVTVTGAAGQIGYALLFRIASGHLLGPDVPVNLRLLEIPQGLKAAEGTAMELDDCAFPLLRGIEITDDANVGFDGANVALLVGARPRTKGMERGDLLSANGGIFKPQGKAINDNAADDIKVLVVGNPANTNALIAQAAAPDVPAERFTAMTRLDHNRAISQLAAKTGAAVSDIKKLTIWGNHSATQYPDIFHAEVAGKNAAELVNDEAWLADTFIPTVAKRGAAIIEARGASSAASAANAAIDHVHTWVNGTAAGDWTSMGIPSDGSYGVPEGIISSFPVTTENGTYKIVQGLDINEFSRARIDASVKELTEERDAVRELGLI comes from the coding sequence ATGACCCGCACTCCCGTGAATGTCACCGTGACCGGCGCAGCCGGCCAGATCGGCTACGCGCTGCTCTTCCGCATCGCCTCCGGCCACCTGCTCGGCCCGGACGTGCCGGTCAACCTGCGTCTCCTGGAGATCCCCCAGGGGCTGAAGGCCGCCGAGGGCACCGCGATGGAGCTCGACGACTGCGCCTTCCCGCTGCTGCGCGGCATCGAGATCACCGACGACGCCAACGTCGGCTTCGACGGTGCGAACGTGGCCCTGCTCGTCGGCGCCCGCCCCCGCACCAAGGGCATGGAGCGCGGCGACCTGCTCTCCGCCAACGGCGGCATCTTCAAGCCGCAGGGCAAGGCGATCAACGACAACGCCGCGGACGACATCAAGGTCCTCGTCGTCGGCAACCCGGCCAACACCAACGCGCTCATCGCGCAGGCCGCCGCCCCGGACGTCCCGGCCGAGCGCTTCACCGCGATGACCCGCCTGGACCACAACCGCGCGATCTCGCAGCTGGCCGCCAAGACCGGTGCCGCCGTCTCCGACATCAAGAAGCTGACGATCTGGGGCAACCACTCGGCCACCCAGTACCCCGACATCTTCCACGCCGAGGTCGCCGGCAAGAACGCCGCCGAACTCGTCAACGACGAGGCCTGGCTCGCCGACACCTTCATCCCGACCGTCGCCAAGCGCGGCGCTGCGATCATCGAGGCCCGTGGCGCGTCCTCGGCCGCCTCGGCCGCCAACGCCGCCATCGACCACGTCCACACCTGGGTCAACGGCACCGCCGCGGGCGACTGGACCTCCATGGGCATCCCGTCGGACGGCTCCTACGGCGTTCCCGAGGGCATCATCTCGTCCTTCCCGGTCACCACCGAGAACGGCACCTACAAGATCGTCCAGGGCCTGGACATCAACGAGTTCTCCCGTGCGCGCATCGACGCGTCGGTGAAGGAGCTCACCGAGGAGCGCGACGCGGTCCGCGAGCTCGGCCTGATCTGA
- a CDS encoding helix-turn-helix domain-containing protein, producing MPRWKALPPDLDPQIREFTGQLRRLVDRSGLSLAAVADRTGYSKTSWERYLNGRLLAPRGAIYALAEVTGTNRVHLNTMWELSERAWSRAEMRQDMTMESIRITQARAALGESGQNPPGHGRSRSTGGVGTAPGRGTPGHGRRPAPVPPRGGTVPHPRQPRSGADVPPGGPGLPPAVAYAAGLGGPPPPEPRARRRPGPVLIAAVAAGVVAVAVTVALLTGSDDDAGRTGTAAATTPTPSATPSATRPATPAATAPELPAGVECSGAGCAGKDADDMGCGGEHVRTVSSVTVGGAFVEVRYSETCSTAWARITKAAPGDTVEITSGPGGGQDSAVKQASAETYTAMVAVERVADIEACATLASGTRGCTAEASP from the coding sequence ATGCCGCGTTGGAAGGCACTGCCGCCGGATCTCGATCCGCAGATCCGGGAGTTCACCGGCCAGCTGCGCCGGCTCGTGGACCGGAGCGGGCTCAGCCTCGCCGCGGTGGCCGACCGCACCGGATACAGCAAGACGTCCTGGGAGCGGTATCTGAACGGCCGGCTGCTCGCGCCCCGGGGCGCGATCTACGCGCTCGCCGAGGTGACGGGCACCAACCGCGTCCACCTCAACACCATGTGGGAGCTGTCGGAGCGGGCCTGGAGCCGCGCCGAGATGCGCCAGGACATGACGATGGAGTCCATCCGGATCACCCAGGCACGGGCCGCGCTCGGCGAGTCCGGCCAGAACCCGCCCGGCCACGGCAGGAGCCGCTCCACCGGCGGCGTCGGTACCGCCCCGGGACGCGGTACGCCCGGCCACGGCCGCCGCCCCGCCCCCGTACCCCCGCGAGGCGGCACGGTCCCGCACCCCCGGCAGCCGCGGTCCGGGGCGGACGTGCCCCCGGGCGGCCCGGGCCTGCCGCCCGCCGTGGCGTACGCGGCCGGCCTCGGCGGTCCGCCGCCGCCCGAGCCCCGGGCCCGCAGGCGTCCCGGACCCGTCCTGATCGCGGCCGTCGCGGCCGGTGTCGTGGCGGTGGCCGTCACCGTGGCACTGCTGACCGGCTCGGACGACGACGCCGGGCGCACCGGGACCGCCGCCGCGACCACCCCCACGCCGTCCGCGACACCGTCGGCGACGCGGCCCGCGACGCCGGCGGCCACGGCGCCGGAGCTGCCCGCCGGGGTCGAGTGCTCCGGTGCCGGCTGCGCCGGGAAGGACGCCGACGACATGGGCTGCGGCGGCGAGCACGTGCGTACGGTTTCGAGCGTCACGGTGGGCGGCGCGTTCGTCGAGGTGCGCTACAGCGAGACCTGCTCGACGGCCTGGGCCCGGATCACCAAGGCCGCGCCGGGCGACACCGTGGAGATCACCTCGGGTCCGGGCGGCGGCCAGGACAGTGCGGTGAAACAGGCCTCGGCGGAGACGTACACGGCGATGGTCGCCGTCGAGCGCGTCGCCGACATCGAGGCCTGCGCCACCCTCGCCTCCGGAACGCGGGGATGCACGGCCGAAGCGTCCCCGTGA
- a CDS encoding carboxymuconolactone decarboxylase family protein produces the protein MTTNEHSRPTSDYCPEHTPRMNWSEHAPDVYKAMARLEAASRKGTDPVIAELVKIRASQLNHCAFCLDMHTKDALAAGESAQRIVQLSAWEEARHFYTPKEIAAIELTEAVTVLTDGFVPDEVYARAAKHFGEEELAHLIASIITINAWNRFAVSTRMVPGHYTPGDHR, from the coding sequence ATGACGACGAACGAGCACAGCCGCCCGACCTCCGACTACTGCCCCGAGCACACCCCGCGCATGAACTGGTCCGAGCACGCCCCCGACGTCTACAAGGCGATGGCCCGGCTGGAGGCCGCCTCCCGCAAGGGCACCGACCCGGTGATCGCCGAGCTGGTGAAGATCCGCGCCTCGCAGCTCAACCACTGCGCGTTCTGCCTGGACATGCACACCAAGGACGCGCTCGCGGCCGGCGAGTCGGCGCAGCGGATCGTCCAGCTCAGCGCGTGGGAGGAGGCGCGGCACTTCTACACGCCGAAGGAGATCGCGGCGATCGAGCTGACCGAGGCGGTGACCGTCCTGACCGACGGTTTCGTGCCGGACGAGGTGTACGCGCGGGCCGCGAAGCACTTCGGCGAGGAGGAGCTGGCCCACCTCATCGCCTCGATCATCACGATCAACGCCTGGAACCGGTTCGCCGTGTCCACCCGCATGGTCCCGGGCCACTACACCCCCGGCGACCACCGCTGA
- a CDS encoding DUF3017 domain-containing protein: MGAGTSPADRAASETGPATEGAAPEREAAESATGEAGAAPAGAGAANAGAADAESAERDADAATVGAADAGAADAERDAADAATAGAGEAASVDAASGPSAPSASGSSPVGEAPAGEAGGARRSRRFSLTRDTARPEGGGRAAAGDAPAPARQWPLLAVLCTAGAGLLIVAANPFDEAFRIGTILIGVALVAGAVLRLVVRSVGMLAVRSRFTDLVTYGLLGVLIVMLSLVAQPKPWLDIPFLEDAVHFTVR; this comes from the coding sequence CGGGAGGCGGCCGAGTCCGCCACGGGCGAGGCGGGCGCCGCGCCGGCGGGCGCCGGGGCTGCGAATGCCGGGGCTGCGGATGCCGAGTCCGCCGAGCGCGACGCCGACGCCGCGACCGTCGGGGCTGCCGACGCCGGGGCCGCCGACGCCGAGCGCGACGCTGCCGACGCCGCGACTGCCGGGGCCGGTGAGGCCGCATCCGTCGACGCTGCCTCCGGCCCGTCCGCCCCGTCCGCCTCCGGCTCGTCGCCCGTGGGTGAGGCCCCCGCGGGCGAGGCCGGCGGGGCGCGCCGGTCGCGGCGGTTCTCGTTGACGCGGGACACCGCGCGGCCCGAGGGCGGCGGCCGGGCGGCCGCCGGGGACGCTCCCGCACCCGCCCGTCAGTGGCCGCTGCTCGCCGTGCTCTGCACGGCCGGCGCCGGACTGCTGATCGTGGCGGCCAACCCCTTCGACGAGGCCTTCCGCATCGGCACGATACTGATCGGCGTCGCGCTCGTCGCGGGAGCGGTCCTGCGCCTCGTGGTCCGTTCGGTCGGCATGCTCGCGGTGCGCTCCCGCTTCACCGACCTGGTGACGTACGGGCTGCTGGGCGTCCTCATCGTGATGCTCTCGCTGGTGGCGCAGCCGAAACCGTGGCTGGACATCCCGTTCCTGGAGGACGCGGTCCACTTCACGGTGCGCTGA
- a CDS encoding isocitrate lyase/PEP mutase family protein → MTASDLRALHHGRTPGDPLVLPGPWDAASARVLADAGFPALATPSAGVAASLGYEDGETPADEMFAAVARIVRAVPVPVTADIEGGYGLAAGELVERLLATGAVGCNLEDTAGGVLVDAGRQADRLAEVRAVAGDALFVNARVDCYVTGVADGTDPAAETLRRARLYTAAGADCVYPIAAPPELFGPLAEALPGQPLNALARPDGPGPRRLGELGATRITFGPGLQRRAMAAVRGIADELRSV, encoded by the coding sequence ATGACCGCGTCCGACCTCCGCGCCCTGCACCACGGGCGCACCCCCGGCGACCCGCTGGTCCTCCCCGGCCCGTGGGACGCGGCGAGCGCCCGGGTCCTCGCCGACGCGGGGTTCCCCGCGCTCGCCACGCCGAGCGCGGGGGTCGCGGCCTCGCTCGGGTACGAGGACGGGGAGACGCCCGCCGATGAGATGTTCGCGGCGGTGGCGCGGATCGTCCGGGCCGTGCCCGTACCCGTGACCGCCGACATCGAGGGCGGGTACGGACTGGCGGCCGGGGAGCTGGTGGAGCGGCTGCTCGCCACGGGGGCCGTCGGCTGCAATCTGGAGGACACGGCGGGCGGTGTCCTGGTGGACGCCGGCCGGCAGGCGGACCGGCTGGCCGAGGTGCGTGCGGTGGCCGGGGACGCGCTGTTCGTGAACGCCCGGGTGGACTGTTACGTCACGGGCGTTGCGGACGGTACGGACCCGGCGGCGGAGACCCTGCGCCGGGCCCGGCTGTACACGGCCGCGGGCGCGGACTGCGTCTACCCGATCGCCGCCCCGCCCGAGCTGTTCGGCCCGCTGGCCGAGGCTCTGCCGGGGCAGCCGCTGAACGCGCTGGCCCGGCCGGACGGACCCGGACCGCGCCGCCTCGGTGAGCTGGGCGCCACCCGGATCACCTTCGGCCCCGGTCTTCAGCGCCGGGCGATGGCGGCCGTGCGCGGGATCGCGGACGAACTGCGGAGCGTCTGA